Proteins from a single region of Deltaproteobacteria bacterium RBG_16_64_85:
- a CDS encoding type IV-A pilus assembly ATPase PilB, translating to MATKIGEILLKGNIITPEQLRNALDTQKKTKERIGSVLVKSGFIKEPELLAFLGRQFNVPVVDLSKYEINVEVVRLLPEEMVQKHLALPINRVGAKLIVAVADPSNMAIIDAIGFKTGYAVELVLASEKDITSAINKFFDQSMDFKDIISELDEDLEIVREEDLEALDQERGVDDAPVVKLANFVLTEAIKRRASDIHIEPYEKEFRVRYRVDGVLYEVMRPPVKLRNALSSRLKIMSSLDIAERRLPQDGRIKLKVGKGREMDFRVSVLPTIYGEKIVLRLLDKASLELDMTKLGFEIDALKDFQEAIHRPYGMILVTGPTGSGKTTTLYSALADLNKTTDNISTAEDPVEYNFAGINQVQVKEEIGLTFAAALRSFLRQDPDIIMVGEIRDYETAEIGVKASLTGHLVLSTLHTNDAPSTVTRLLNMGIEPFLVSSSLNLILAQRLARRICGNCKEEVKILPKALLDAGMKPERLKQARPSRGRGCDDCNGTGFRGRVALYEVMPVKEDLKELILRGGSAIDVKREAIRLGMKTLRQSGLSKIEEGVTTLEEVLRVTAPD from the coding sequence ATGGCAACCAAAATCGGGGAGATCCTGCTGAAGGGGAACATCATCACCCCCGAGCAGCTGCGGAACGCTCTCGATACCCAGAAGAAGACCAAGGAGCGGATCGGATCGGTCCTCGTCAAGTCCGGCTTCATCAAGGAGCCGGAACTGCTGGCTTTCCTGGGGCGCCAGTTCAACGTTCCCGTGGTCGACCTCTCCAAATACGAGATCAACGTCGAAGTCGTCCGCCTCCTGCCCGAGGAAATGGTCCAGAAGCACCTCGCGCTCCCGATCAACCGCGTCGGGGCGAAGCTGATCGTGGCCGTGGCCGATCCGTCGAACATGGCGATCATCGACGCCATCGGGTTCAAGACCGGTTACGCGGTGGAGCTGGTGCTGGCGTCCGAGAAGGACATCACCTCCGCGATCAACAAGTTCTTCGACCAGTCGATGGATTTCAAGGACATCATCTCCGAGCTGGACGAAGACCTGGAGATCGTGCGGGAGGAGGATCTCGAGGCCCTGGACCAGGAGAGGGGGGTCGACGACGCCCCGGTCGTCAAGCTCGCCAACTTCGTGCTCACCGAGGCGATCAAAAGGCGCGCATCGGACATCCACATCGAACCGTACGAGAAGGAATTCCGCGTCCGCTATCGCGTGGACGGCGTGCTCTACGAGGTGATGCGCCCCCCCGTGAAGCTGCGCAACGCCCTGTCCTCCCGCTTGAAAATCATGTCCAGCCTGGACATCGCCGAGCGAAGGCTCCCCCAGGACGGCAGGATCAAGCTCAAGGTCGGAAAGGGGAGGGAGATGGATTTCCGCGTTTCCGTCCTGCCGACCATCTACGGCGAGAAGATCGTCCTGCGCCTTCTGGACAAGGCGAGCCTCGAGCTCGACATGACCAAGCTCGGCTTCGAGATCGATGCGCTCAAAGACTTTCAGGAGGCCATCCACCGCCCCTATGGGATGATCCTGGTCACCGGTCCCACCGGCTCGGGGAAGACGACGACCCTCTACTCGGCCCTTGCCGACCTGAACAAGACCACCGACAATATCTCCACCGCGGAGGACCCGGTGGAATACAACTTCGCCGGGATCAACCAGGTGCAGGTCAAGGAGGAGATCGGGCTCACGTTCGCGGCGGCGCTGCGCTCCTTCCTCCGCCAGGACCCCGACATCATCATGGTGGGGGAGATCCGCGACTACGAAACCGCGGAAATCGGCGTGAAGGCGTCCCTGACGGGGCACCTCGTCCTTTCCACGCTCCACACGAACGACGCGCCGAGCACCGTCACGCGCCTGCTGAACATGGGGATCGAGCCTTTCCTGGTCTCCTCGTCGCTCAACCTGATCCTGGCGCAGCGGCTGGCCCGCAGGATCTGCGGAAACTGCAAGGAGGAAGTGAAAATCCTCCCGAAGGCGCTGCTGGACGCGGGGATGAAGCCTGAACGGCTGAAGCAGGCCCGGCCGTCCCGCGGGAGGGGGTGCGACGACTGCAACGGCACCGGGTTCCGGGGGCGCGTCGCCCTTTACGAGGTGATGCCGGTCAAGGAAGATCTCAAGGAACTCATCCTGCGGGGGGGATCGGCGATCGACGTCAAGCGGGAAGCCATCCGGCTCGGGATGAAGACGCTCCGGCAGTCGGGGCTTTCGAAGATCGAGGAGGGGGTCACCACGCTGGAGGAAGTGCTCCGGGTGACCGCTCCCGATTGA
- a CDS encoding L-seryl-tRNA(Sec) selenium transferase, with the protein MPDPDRLRNLPSVASLLETPEIRQLLARVPRTVVVEAIRRTISVFRREASGIGGPFRSREEWTALLLSRLPTEIATGEAPSLRRVINATGVVIHTNLGRAPLPEEGIRAILEVARGYSNLEFDLASGSRSSRLVHIEERIVALTGAESAHVVNNNAAAVLLCLAGLARGREVLVSRGELVEIGGSFRIPDIMAESGAILVEVGTTNRTRLKDYEKAITGRTALLLKVHRSNFSISGFTEEVSAATLSALGERRGIPVMEDLGSGALFDFSGAGIPGTPTMRQALRKGPGVLTVSGDKLLGGPQAGIIVGRKALVDPLKRHPLSRALRIDKLCLAALAATLSLYADPHRALARVPVLAMITEGEPAVRARARKLVRRVRTGNGGGLLLSVERTHSSPGGGAMPEVQIPTSCVAVSHPDVRVEELEGRLRQGNPPVVARIGKGKLLLDLRTVRDDELPFLAAALLTAAKKD; encoded by the coding sequence ATGCCCGATCCGGACCGATTGCGTAATCTTCCATCCGTCGCCTCCCTGCTGGAAACCCCGGAAATCCGGCAGCTCCTGGCCCGGGTCCCGCGCACCGTCGTAGTGGAAGCCATCCGGAGAACGATCTCCGTCTTCCGCCGCGAGGCCTCCGGGATCGGGGGACCTTTCCGAAGCCGTGAGGAATGGACGGCCCTCCTGCTGTCCCGGCTTCCCACCGAGATCGCAACGGGGGAGGCGCCATCGCTTCGCCGGGTGATCAACGCGACCGGGGTCGTCATCCACACCAACCTCGGTCGGGCGCCGCTGCCGGAGGAGGGGATCCGCGCCATTTTGGAGGTGGCCCGCGGCTATTCCAATCTGGAGTTCGACCTCGCGTCGGGGAGCCGCTCCTCCCGCCTCGTCCACATCGAGGAACGGATCGTCGCGCTCACGGGCGCCGAGTCGGCGCACGTCGTCAACAACAATGCCGCGGCCGTTCTCCTTTGCCTGGCGGGGCTGGCCCGGGGGCGGGAGGTCCTGGTCAGCCGCGGTGAACTCGTGGAGATCGGCGGCTCTTTCCGGATCCCCGACATCATGGCCGAAAGCGGGGCGATCCTCGTCGAGGTGGGCACGACGAACCGGACGCGGCTCAAGGACTACGAAAAGGCCATCACCGGCCGCACGGCCCTGCTTCTGAAGGTCCACCGCTCCAACTTCAGCATCTCCGGTTTCACGGAGGAGGTTTCGGCGGCTACGCTTTCCGCCCTGGGCGAGCGGCGGGGGATCCCGGTGATGGAGGACCTCGGCTCCGGCGCCCTCTTCGATTTTTCCGGTGCCGGCATTCCGGGCACCCCGACCATGAGACAGGCGCTCCGGAAGGGCCCCGGCGTCTTGACCGTCAGCGGGGACAAGCTTCTCGGAGGACCGCAGGCGGGGATCATCGTGGGGCGCAAGGCCCTCGTCGATCCGTTGAAAAGGCACCCCCTCTCCCGGGCCCTGCGGATCGACAAGCTGTGCCTGGCCGCGCTGGCGGCCACGCTGAGCCTGTACGCCGACCCGCACCGGGCGCTTGCCCGCGTCCCCGTGCTGGCGATGATCACGGAGGGGGAACCCGCCGTGCGTGCGAGGGCGCGGAAGCTCGTCCGGCGGGTTCGGACGGGGAACGGCGGGGGGTTGCTCCTTTCCGTCGAACGCACGCATTCCTCCCCCGGCGGGGGAGCGATGCCCGAAGTCCAGATCCCCACGTCCTGCGTCGCCGTGTCCCATCCGGACGTGCGCGTTGAGGAATTGGAGGGGAGGCTCCGGCAGGGAAATCCCCCGGTCGTGGCGCGAATCGGGAAGGGGAAGCTGCTCCTCGACCTGCGGACCGTCCGTGACGACGAGCTTCCCTTCCTCGCGGCTGCGCTGCTGACTGCCGCGAAAAAGGATTGA
- a CDS encoding HNH endonuclease — translation MLNSGVLVLNRAFFPVHVTNVRRAFCLLYSGLARAINSQYEMFDFQSWSELSIHTHDEAVGLVGRMIRIPRVVVLVAYDRVPKRTVRFSRHNIFVRDRNTCQYCGKSHPRNELNLDHVVPRSRGGDATWENIVCSCLPCNKRKGGMLPEEVGMRTIVRPARPRWKPEYAFSLRAPIHREWLPFLNLVDFTYWNLELER, via the coding sequence ATGCTGAATTCCGGTGTGCTCGTCCTCAACCGGGCGTTTTTCCCTGTCCACGTCACGAATGTGCGCCGCGCATTCTGCCTTCTTTACTCCGGGCTTGCAAGGGCCATCAACTCCCAGTACGAAATGTTCGATTTCCAGTCGTGGAGCGAGCTGTCCATCCACACCCACGACGAGGCTGTGGGGCTTGTGGGGAGGATGATCCGGATCCCGAGGGTCGTCGTGCTGGTTGCCTATGACCGGGTCCCGAAGCGTACCGTGCGCTTCAGCCGGCACAACATCTTCGTCAGGGACCGGAACACCTGCCAATACTGCGGCAAGAGCCACCCCCGGAACGAGCTGAACCTGGACCACGTCGTCCCGAGGTCGCGGGGGGGGGACGCCACGTGGGAGAACATCGTCTGCAGCTGCCTCCCGTGCAACAAGCGGAAGGGCGGGATGCTGCCCGAGGAGGTCGGGATGCGCACGATCGTTCGCCCCGCGCGGCCCCGGTGGAAGCCGGAATACGCCTTCTCCCTTCGCGCCCCGATCCATCGGGAATGGCTGCCATTCCTGAACCTCGTCGACTTCACCTACTGGAACCTCGAACTCGAAAGGTGA
- a CDS encoding GntR family transcriptional regulator, with protein sequence MQKLKIQIDNHLTLREKIVETVRNAIVNGQIAAGARVAEPDLADHFGISRTPIREAFRQLESEGFITVIPRKGAIVASLSAKDISDFYDLKMVLEGYAARCATKVLTEKEMAKMEAVNRQMEVAAARKDLRKVLVLHNEFHDIFLKACGNEKLHAIVQNMVMQFQRFRLILAMRGKIEGSIRQHWEIIAAFRKRNADMAESLVIKNAQYGKKVLLRELAKG encoded by the coding sequence CTGCAAAAACTCAAAATCCAGATCGACAATCACTTGACGCTCCGGGAAAAGATCGTCGAAACGGTCCGCAATGCGATCGTCAACGGGCAGATAGCGGCCGGCGCACGGGTGGCGGAACCCGATCTGGCCGACCACTTCGGCATCAGCCGGACTCCGATCCGGGAGGCGTTCCGCCAGCTGGAGTCCGAAGGGTTCATCACGGTCATCCCCCGGAAGGGGGCCATCGTCGCCTCCCTTTCGGCCAAGGACATCTCCGACTTTTACGACCTGAAAATGGTGCTCGAAGGGTACGCCGCGCGATGCGCGACCAAGGTGCTCACGGAGAAGGAGATGGCCAAGATGGAGGCGGTGAACCGCCAGATGGAGGTCGCCGCCGCCAGGAAGGACCTTCGCAAGGTCCTCGTCCTTCACAACGAGTTTCACGACATCTTCCTCAAGGCATGCGGAAACGAGAAGCTCCACGCCATTGTCCAGAACATGGTGATGCAGTTCCAGCGGTTCCGGTTGATTCTCGCCATGCGCGGCAAGATCGAAGGGTCCATCCGCCAGCACTGGGAGATCATCGCTGCGTTCCGAAAGCGGAACGCCGACATGGCGGAGTCCCTCGTGATCAAGAACGCCCAATACGGAAAGAAGGTCCTTCTCCGGGAATTGGCGAAGGGGTGA
- a CDS encoding shikimate dehydrogenase codes for MIRSRNTGSRGFLESLLFIVGHPLSHSLSPAMHNGVIARLGLPLRYVGVDLTPGFLRDFFRVVRAGNFLGGNVTIPFKEEAAALADERSEAVDVCGAANVVCVRRGRLFADNTDGSGLLDAVQGAGWGRRFRRVVILGAGGSARGIAYELCRCGAKEMAVLNRHPSRAAEIVRTLSPRFPSASISAGELKPSRMMEEFHGADLIVQCTSLGLSGEWKNFPEGGIEKSSCFADIVYRKGGTPLVRRLRKRGIPAIDGLGMLAHQAARSFFLWTGRKVPAETFLSMAEKQLQYDD; via the coding sequence GTGATTCGCTCGCGGAATACCGGAAGTCGGGGCTTCCTGGAATCCCTCCTGTTTATCGTCGGGCACCCCCTGTCCCATTCGTTGAGTCCCGCGATGCACAACGGCGTCATCGCCCGGCTCGGCCTTCCTTTGCGATATGTCGGCGTGGACCTGACGCCGGGGTTCCTCCGCGATTTTTTCCGGGTCGTCCGCGCCGGGAATTTCCTCGGGGGGAACGTGACGATCCCGTTCAAGGAAGAGGCTGCTGCCTTGGCCGACGAACGGTCGGAGGCGGTCGACGTCTGCGGCGCCGCGAACGTCGTCTGCGTGAGGCGGGGGCGGCTGTTCGCCGACAACACCGACGGGAGCGGCCTACTCGACGCGGTGCAAGGGGCGGGGTGGGGGAGACGCTTCCGGCGGGTGGTGATCCTGGGGGCGGGCGGCTCCGCCCGGGGGATCGCCTATGAGCTTTGCCGCTGCGGGGCGAAGGAGATGGCCGTCCTGAATCGCCACCCCTCGCGCGCGGCGGAGATCGTCCGCACCCTTTCTCCGCGGTTCCCGTCGGCGTCGATTTCCGCGGGAGAGCTGAAACCCTCCAGAATGATGGAGGAATTTCACGGGGCAGACCTGATCGTTCAGTGCACCTCCCTCGGCCTGTCCGGGGAGTGGAAAAATTTTCCCGAGGGGGGTATAGAGAAATCTTCCTGTTTTGCCGATATAGTCTACCGGAAAGGGGGAACCCCCCTTGTCCGCCGGTTGAGAAAGAGGGGGATCCCCGCCATCGACGGCCTGGGGATGCTGGCCCACCAGGCGGCAAGGAGTTTTTTCCTCTGGACGGGGAGAAAGGTTCCTGCGGAGACATTTCTATCGATGGCGGAAAAACAGTTGCAGTATGATGATTAA